Below is a genomic region from Lampris incognitus isolate fLamInc1 chromosome 2, fLamInc1.hap2, whole genome shotgun sequence.
TGATGTTGTAGATGGGAAAAGCAAGCCAACCAGTGGTAGTCTTGCAGCGCTGGTACACAAACTGGAGAGAGACAGGATGGTGAGTAATTATCCTCTTGTACTGTGAAACTGTTTTGCCTGAATATTTACACCAGTGAAACTAGGTGGAGGGAGAATACTAATGTAAATATAACTTGTTTGCCTGATCGGTTGAGACCTAATGGTTGAGAGTCAAATCTAGGATTAAAAGCTTCACTTTTTTACACTTGCCATCGTACCAACTTGTGTTTCATTAAAGTAATGGTGCGAATTCATATTAAAAGGCAACTGTGTATGACCCTTGGGCTTATCCAGCGCCCTTGGGGTGATTGTCATTCACCACCCTCCTCCTTTTAAAATTATATTAGGGGCAGGGACGTATCTTGGATAATTACCGAAGAAGGTATTCTTGTAATGTAAATTGTTTGCTTAATAACATTGAGGCTAACTAACCTTTTCTAATGCTGTTGGCAAAGTGTTTGAAACAATGACTGTGAAGTGGGACAGATTTTAGTTCTCTGCATGTTGGTGGAGTGGGTGTTCTTAAAATGCTGTATGTCCTATCTTTGTTCACAGGTGCTGGTGAAGCCCTTGTTTGACAAGGGCTTTCTCTTCCTGCTGTCTTCAACTCAAATGGCCAATCCCAAAGGTGCAATAAACTCTATTGCCCACTCTTTCCTTTTGCCTGAGTTGAATACCTGCTTGTTGTTGTTACTGAGGGTTCGGCACTGAGAAGGtttgtgatgtttgttttttccaGAGCGGCGGGGGCGGTTTGAAAAGAACCTGCAGGCATTGTTCATCTTTCAGGAGTCAAGGGTGGTTGTCAAGTATTGTAAGTATTTATCTTTTTTGCGTGTTCTCTCACTTTGCCTGTGACCTATTTTGAAATTAAAGAGCGACATCTACatattctccttctccttctagCGTCCAGGCTATATGAGCCGGAACCGCTATTGCTGGATCCCCAACCCGCCATCCTGTCCTCCCTGGAGCCCTTTGTCCCAGCTCTCCATTATGCTCTGCTCAAGCTTAGGCCCAACCCAGGCAAGGACCTAAGCTCAGGGGTGGAGAGACAGGCTCAGGAATACCTTATGCGTATGGACCATGGTACAGTTCGGCCCTTCATCCTGCCAGAGTACAAACAGAACCTGGATGACAGGGGAAAATTGCACCCACCACCCAGGCCCAAATCCAATATGGAAAGCCTGCTGCGTTCTTATATTCATAACCCTGCCACCTACATCCTGTCTATGAACAAGATAAAGGACATGGTTGAAAGAAACCAGAACCCCTTCCCCACCTCAGCCCCGGCCCCAGTTGAATACAGCCCGGTTTCTGACTGGGGTGGGTCAGACAGGGGCTCAGATAGGACAGAGAGGGCTCCAGAAAGGCAAACCCAAGAGAGACCGCCTCAGGAGAGGCCAGCACAAGAGAAGCCTCCCTCTGAAAACTCTCGACGGAGATCAGGCGTGTCCCATTCAAACGGCGCCCAGCCCCAGATAGAACCTCAGCCGCAGAAGTTACGGTTGTCTCAGAATGAGTATGATAAAGACAAGATGAAACAGCTGCTGAAGCTGATCCAATTGCATAAGAAAGCCCTAGTGAAGGATCCAGGAAAAGAAAGGGGGGAGGCTGGTGAGGATGGGGCCTGGGACCCTCACAGTCTGAAAAGGAAACTAGAAGATGACCGAGGAGGCATGAACAAACACCAGCGCACAGATCCCCTGAGTAATGGAGAGCCCAGTAGAGGTGAGGATGCTATCATTTCTGACCTTCTGGTGTTAAATTGTATATATGTGCAGCAACCGTGTTCTTTTGACCCTGAAAGACtattgtgtattttttttgtcCTCTCAACAAAGACTAACTAATTGTCATTAATTGTTGCTCATGAGACACATCGCCACTTTCGGTCATAGCAAAACATGCAGCTTGAACAAAAGTCATCTACATGTTGACAAAATAAATGATTAATATGGAACATTTATAGCAAAAGATTACATAGCAATTCAAAATAAATGCCCCAACAACACATGAAAACAAGGGTGCCCAAGATGAAGATGGTGACAGAAACACAGACGTAGTAAGGATGGGAGAGGAAAAACGAGCCCTGTTTAGGGAAAGGGTGGATTGGGCTGACCACGGCTAGAATTAAAAATTGTAATTTTTTAattctagctgttaattagtATTAAAAATTAGAATTAAAAATTTTAAAAGTAAGTGGCCAGAAGTGAGGTTCGGTGACAGAACCTGTATCTTCAAAGTAAGTCTACGATGGGTACATTCTAACTAAAGATGCAGTATTATCCCCTGCTCTGGTTGGATGCTATACTAACAGTTAGTTTATTGATTTGGACGAGGAAAGCATCTGCACTTTATAGAAATTGTCTTTATGGATATCATTTATCTTACCATAAAAATTGTTTTTGAGTGTCTTTTTTGACAAGATGCCAGTTTAAACAGGCAAATATTGCTCATAAGACTCCTCAAACTATTAAAATATTGAGAATGTGCCCTTGAACAGACACTTTCCTTGTATGTAGCACATTGTGTTTGCACAGAAGAGTAGAAAAAAATGTAAGGGTATATCAGATTGTTTTGATTATTGCAAGGGCCCAAATTCACATATCTTGGTAACTGAATGTTTGTCATGCTAGGATCCCAGGCAGATGAAGGCTCAGATGAGGGGGGCCAGAACTACAATCTGACAGCAGTGATGGAGAGCATGGGTATCTATGATACTGACCTGAGAGCCCGGGGCAGCGCCCATAGCTCTTCTGTCAGCGAGACTCAGCGCCTTCTTAAAATCCTGCTAGCCACCCTCAATAAGGCCATGACCCAAAGTTCCGGTAATGACCAGCCCAACCGCGGGGAGTCCTCTGCAGGTTCAGGAAGGAGGGAGCCAAGCATCCCTGACCCGGACCTCAGGAAACAGGAAgagccagcctcacagacaaacTATACAGAGGTAAGGTGTTCCTCAAGTACAAAATAATTGATGCCCGTGTAAAAAAAATTCCAAATACTCAACACTATGTGATGGGTGTGTTGTTGGTGCTGATTATGACTTAATAATGCATTCTTTTTTTAGGAGGACATGGACTGTAGCCCAGGTAGTCCGTTCAGCCCAGGTTCTCCAGCAGAGCAACCTCACACCTCAGACAATCCAACCTGTGGTATCCCAACCCATGAAGGTACCACAACATAACAAGCGTAGAGACCTCTTTACTTGCTAGATATTTCATTTAGATCTGTGCATCACGCATCACTGTAATGAATTAAACATAAAATTGGTTTTGATGCTTTGTTAAAAGTCTACAGGAATCTGATAGAACAAGCACTAGAGCTTCTTTAACAGCCAGTCTCTGCTCTCCGTCAGATAATATCCAGTCGGTCCCAGAACCTGTGGCTGTCCCCGTGGCAGACAGCCACTCAGAAGTGAAGACTCCTCCAGTGGTGGAGGTGAAGAAGACAGCACCGCCACCCAGTTTAGTCACGGTAGAGGACCCACCCAACAGGCCCTCCATCAGTCTGGACACTATCCTCAACCAGGAGATTCACAGCCTCACCTCCGACATCAAGAACATTATGCGGAGTCAGCACATCTACTACAACTCCCTGCTGCCTCCACGGCTCCCGTGGCACCAATCCTGGCTCCCCAACAGTTCCTTCTCAGATTTTGTTATTCCCTTTGTCACCTCTGTCCCCATCCAGGGGCATGTCAAAGCACTGTGTGAGAAGATGGACAAGCTGatcccagtcccccctcctcttcctcctgccccCAATATCACTTCCCCACCTCCCCAAGCTGCGGTGTCAAATCTTACACCTTCACCTGTGGTCAAATCAACCCCCCAAACCAAAGCAGAACCATCTCAGTCCAAGAATGCCGCTGCTTCTCATGGTGCAAAATTGGGCAcagtgaaagagaaagagaaggccTCCGCTACCACAAAAGCTGAGGCTGCTTCATCAGAACTGGGTGGTGAGATGTATTCTCCATCTCAAGTTACCTCAGACTCCCCAGAGTTGAATGCCACCCAGAACGCcagctcaaatccaggacctgcTCCTGGTTCCAGCTTGCTAGCTAACAGTCTGATTGGACAGCTGAAGCCTGAGGTGTTCAGCAGCCTAGTGGAGATCTTTAAGGACGTCACTAAGAACACTGTAAAGTTCTACATATATTCTGGAGACGAGGGGGACGAAAGCACCGTCTGTAAGCAGATTAAGGTAAGATGCTAAAGCAGGTCCGAAGAGTCGGATAACAGCAAAGTTGATTATCTTGCAGTTCTTCAAAAATGTTGGAAGTTTCAAAAGTTAAATAGTATTGACAATATTTGTCTCAAATGTCAGTCAATTTAATTATTTTACTGTAGCTTTTTATTGAATTGTACAGCCATTATGCTCATTTTATGATATTGGTTGTGTAGAAATAATCTTCAGCTGTTGAGTGATATGAATTAGCTGAAAGATGAATGGCCCTCCCTCTATTAGCAAACATGTGGAAAGTCAACAATATTTTTTGTGTCAAGTTAAACAACAGAACTTTGAGCAAAGTGCTGTGAGACAGCTCCTGCGCTTCCTGTTTTATTGCAGCTAGGGAACACTCCAAAGCTGCCAGGGATTGTAAGTTGCATAGAGATATTACAACAAAAAATACAAGCCTACAGTAGGAATGTGAAAAACTACCCTCTCATCGTCAATGTGTAGCTCATGTCAGAGCTCCACTTGtgtttgcgtatgtgtgtgtgcttgctcgTGTGAGAGAGAACTCCATCTGTCTTTAACAACTTTGCCTCTTATCTTTCACCAAGGAGTACCTGATAAGTTTAGGCAACAGCGAATGCAATCCGCAGACCTTCTTGGAAAACAGCAGCAGTTTAGATAAACTGCTCATCATCATCCAGAATGAGGACATTGCTGCACATGTCCACAAGGTACTATACTTCTCATCATTCTCTTGAGCAGGGTCCATGTCACACCTCTTGTCTGCAGTTTAAATCACTCATCACCAGCTATACAAGACAGAATACATCGCAGGTGCCAAAAATACTACAGAAATGATAGAAAGTTAACTTTTCCACCTGCTGCAACATATTGTGGTTTATCCAGCCACTGAGTTAAATTCTTGACTTTTTTTAAACCTTGAGACAGTGAAATGATTTGTCAATGTAGTTATTCCATGGAAATATATGAAATTTCTTTCATGATAATGAATCAATTATACCATTACCAAGGTTGTAAAAATTGCTTGTTTTGCCCCCTGCAGATTCCAGCGCTGGTGTCACTGAAGAAGCTGGCTTCAGTGAGCTTTGCTGGGGTAGACTCGCTGGATGATGTTAAGAATCACACCTACAATGAGCTGTTTGTATCAGGAGGCTTCATTGTTTCTGACGAGTTTGTCCTCAACCCTGACCTTATCACTCAAGGTAAGCTTACTCGTCTTTCTAGGATCAGGAGGCCATAGAAGTGTAAATGGGGCATGAATTCCAACTAACTTTTTGCTGTGTACCTTGCCCAGATCGGTTGCAGGGACTACTGAAGTTCTTGGAGGAGCAGAGCACCCCAGAGCACCCCTGGCAGTGGAAAGTGCACTGCAAATCCCAGAAGAAGCTCAAAGAGCTGGGAAGGTGAGTATGGTCGACTCAAAAAGTATAGTCACAGGCCCAAAGCAATGAGAATGTCATCCCAGTGGGGATTTATGAATCATTGCACCACACTAACTAGAGCCAGTAATGAGTGGTGGTCCTGTGCCTGTAATTAATTTCTACCCTACCCCTTTAGGTTGAACGCCAATGCCATGGGGCTTCTGAACCTACTGACAACTTATCAGAAGAAGCACCTGGTGGAGTTCTTGCCTTATCATGAGTGTGACACCCAGTCACGTCAGGCTCCAGACCTAGACTGCCTGATAAAGCTCCAGTCTCAGCACACCCAGCAGAGGCATCTCATCTTCCTCACAGGTAGTCTCATCACTGCCATCAGCTCTTTACTAGCTGTTTTAttctttaattattttttttaggtTTGTACCTGGCAAAAACTTCTTGAAAATGCCAGTTTTTGCACAGACTAGCTATGGACACCATAAAGATCATAAAACAAATTTATGGGTTGCTTAGTCTTAAATCTTTATTAAGGATGCCTTTTTTTCCTTATTGCATTGGGAGTGAATGTCATGAAATCATTTAAGTTTTACATTGTAAGGGATAGTGCTGCACTTTTCTTGTCATGTTACAAATATGTGGATTCAGCCGTTTGGTGTTTGTTCTTGCAGAGAGGCCATTTGAGATGTTTCTGCAGTACTCCAGAAATGGTATAGTGATAGCAAGCATTGATGACATCCTGAGCGGATTCCACAGCCTGATTGGCTCCATTAATCAGAACGAACTGCCAACTCCACCGTCTACTGGTGGGTAATGTCAACAATCACTTCAGCTCAACAAATTGAATACACTTGTAACCATGTTGTAGCAAAATGGCATTATTATTGACAATTGGGCTTCGGTCACACACAATTAACTTGATATTTTACCAAGCAAAATTGACTCCAATATccggcagaattttttttttcggcCTTGGGTTCCTTGAATGCATGTATGACAATTGATTTGTTCTTGCTACCTCCACTCCTGTATACTATTTTCTCACTGCCTTCTCTCCTGCTTTCCCAGTAGTGAATGATGagtgtgtggaggaggaggatATGTCATTAGACTCTGATGATGGGGAGCCCCCAGCCATATCGGAGTCCTCTGAGCAGGAACAGGGGGCTGCAGAGGAAAACCCTCCCCAGCCTCCCCCACCTGAAAATGAGGCGTTCCGTCCCCCACTCCCAGACCAGCAGGCAACCCCCGAgagcacaccaaaattgccagaTTATGCTGCTCTCAAGTCTGCCATCTCTCACTTTAAAACCACCAACCAGCCAGGCTCCTCCGAAGTGGGCAGCATGTCACCTGGAGGTTTCACTGTCAATCCCCACCAGAGCTTCCTGTGTCCTGCCTCGTGGCCATCCTTCACCTGCTCCTCTGGCTACACGGCCTCCCCAGCCTATCCGGCGTCACCCTGCAGCAGCACCACACAAGAGCAGCCTCCATCCACAGCCTCTACCACAGTCCCAGGCCCACCTCTCCTAACCACAGCAGGACCTCTAGCCAACCTAGCCTCCCTCCCCCTAGAGGTCaaacctcctcctccgcctcaccTCATGATGCTGGGTCACACGTATGGCTCTGACACTGGAGGAGCTGGGGCTGTAGGAGCTTTCCTGGCAGGCAGTAACTGCACACTGCCCAATGCCGCCGTGGAGGGCTCTCCCCTCTCCAACACTCTCCCTTTCACAGACAATAAAGGGGTCTCTATGGCTTCCGCAGGTCAGGGCTTCACCCAGAGCGATGCTGCCAAACCCAGTTACATAAGCGGCGTACCGAAAAGCGCCAGTGGGACCTCCACTCAACAAGGAGACAGGACACTTGGTGGACCTATGGAGATTGCATGGGGGACAGCAGGGAACAGTAGTTGTGAGACTGGCAGCAGCCAGATTGTGGTCACGCCTGGCTCAGTGGCCCACAGTGGGCTCATACAGGGTGGAGAGTGGAATGAAACCCCTGGCAACATTACCCCTGTTAGTCAGGGGGGCAGGACTCCAGTGAACTGTGTAGACAGCCTTGGAGCTTGTGTTGGTATTCCCACAGCAGCCACAAGGGGGGGCTCAATAGTCAGACCTAAGATGCCTGGGCATCCTTTGAGTGGTGGGGGTTATGGCAATATGGGTGCCATTTCTGGACATATGGATCATGGGGCTATGCGGGGTTCTATGGGCCCTGGTTCACTAGGGGGCTACCGGGGGAGAGGAGTCCCACCAGGAGGCCCCTGGCCAAGGCCAGGGCGTGGACACGAACGAAGGGAGGGACCTGGAGGTGGTCCCTGTTCTTGGGGCTATCCTTTGGGCAGGGGTAGGGGACAGGAATACTACACATACTCACAGAGTtactccccctgaacagacaaTCATTGTGATCAATGGGGGATCGTAAGCAGCATACTCCAGAGACTTAGAGCTGGCTGAATGTATATATTAACTTGTCATAGACACAATGGTTTAAAACACAGAATTAGAATCCTGGTTTTTCTACATTAATAACTGATACAGGCAGTGCCGAGTGTCATACTGTCGTGTATACTGTATGTACACTCTTTCGATGTAAGCTGTTTCAGACCCTGTCCAAACCACTATATTTATATTTGCCAAGAAATGTAATGGCCTTCAGCTTCTCCGATTTGTCATGTAATTTCTGTTTGTCTCAATTTTGAAACGGTTTGTgaacagggggagggggggagtctgatatttttttaaagaaaaaaaaagtgaatgacACTTActgttggttttctttttttacatcctTGGTTGTTAAAAATCTATGGAAATAAAATGTTTCAAATCTTGTTTGTGTCAAGGGTTTGACAGTGTCAAGCAGTTCATTAAAAATATAAACCACAGCAGCGTTATTGTCCTCAGTCATTAAGGGAAGCCTCTAAATTCGAAAGAGAAAGGGGTTGTTTAGCTATTAAATTGGTAAGTAGGCTAGTTTTTAGAAATGTGTACTTGCAGGCGTTTATTTATACTGTGGGAAAACACATCAATCATCCTGTGTGGGTTGAGCTTGTGCATAAGGGGATCCATTAAAAAGAAGTATGTCGGCAAGCTGAGGATTGTTGATCTTTTTTGCTCTACAACAATTAAAGATAGAAGGTTGGTCAGAGGTTTTGATTTGGTCCGGTACTATTTCTGTCTACTCGGGAGTGCTTGTCAAGGAATGCAGTGCTAGTGACTGAAATCACACACTAGAGGGCGTCATTTTCCTATTGGAATATCGAGCCTTATTTGAGGGATCGGATGACATGTTTATTTTAGTTGCAAAGTACttcatgaacctggcttctatcacaatgtttagctgtaccatctgcgtGGATTTGGGGGGGAGGCGCAATGTTTGAGCGAATCTATATATTGTTGATTGCATCTACTTTTAGACAAAGTTTTGACATTTTATTTTTGATTATAACGTAAAACAAATACACAAAATTATTTTCTGCACCCTACCGTCTCCCTTATTCTGTCAATTGGTGTGGGCCATGCAAGTCAGAGCCATGTCGAGAATTGGGGTCAACGGAAGTTCAAAAATGCTTGGTAGTCATGTGATCACGTAGCCTTCCGGTAGTTCCAGGACATTATGGGCGGGCAATTTGAATGCGTAAATACAGAAACAAAACTGCGATTTTTAGTAATTAGTAGTCAATAAATGCATCGATTTACAATATGTAGCACACCGAAATCTGTATGTAGTTATATCAAtgtttttttaaagtaaaaattGCTAATATTTGAGGACTAGTGTGGCTAGCGTTACCTGCCTTGTTAGCATCCTAGGCTGACATTACCTCGGTTAAAGAGCGTGTTGCTGTTGTTTATTGctttgaatttcttttttttaaattttcttaaACTTGTGTAGTAGTCAAGAGCGATCACATCCCAGAGTTTATTGATATATTGAGAGGGGGGGGAAGGGAGAGAACGTTTCAAAATTCAGATTAAACAAGTACCAAACACCGAAACAGGTTTTTTTAGCTGTAAACTAAATGATATGCCTGTACGGTGGCGACGTGCTGGTGACAATCTCGACATTTACCAAATATAACAATCGGCATTCAGTGGGTTGAAcaatggctcaacacgccatctaccgttttaaatcagccctgaacctcgCAAGACCAACGCTGACGTAGAGTCCACCGCTTGGGACTTATCTACGTTATGGAAttaaaaagaggaagaagaaaaaaaggaagattTTAACGCCCTCTAGTTAGAGGTGGGCAACCCCCCTTCCGTCTGCGGCGCATCCGGGTTGGGTGGTCTTCGCAGGGCGGTGTCTGACGCCGTGCCGGAAGGCGGGTCGGTAGAGGGGACCACGGCCACGTGCGGTGGCGACTCCCGACGCGCGCCGCCAGGCCCTTCATACACGGATCTTCTCCTGCTTCACACAGccacgccccctccccccccatcccCTTGCCCACCTTTTAGCGTTTTTCAAAATGATGCGGTTGGTGAAGTTAGGCTCAGACTTGTGGGAGAAGTTACGCTTTAATATCCTAGCATTTCTTAAATTCATGGTGATTCAGTAATCCCATGGTAACTGAGGGCCCAAGTAATCTTAATGACTAATGTAAATCTTTATGACTTTCAGAGAGGATGGAAGGAGACCGACAGGTGACTTCCAATGATTGCCAATTGACAGCTCAACGGGTCAATggactagcagcagcagcagcagcagcgtggtGTTAAGTGTGTTGTCTTAGGAAATCCATTGCAAATAAGTGGAATTAAATTAATCATTTTTTTGTTTACAATTCGTATGCACCCCTGCACTTATTAATATATATACTGAGACATAATACAATATTCAAATTCAAAACTTAATTATCCACTTTTTGCAGGCAAAAAAATCAGAAATTTCTCTTTGGCTTTTGCGTGTGCAGAAATCTGCCTCTAAAAAAGGCACATTAAAATGCATCACatccagacagacaggcaggatatacacatataaacatatgttttatgtaattttttttgtgtgtgtggtcttTTTACTGTGCACTTATTTGGTTGCAGTGAATTCGTTAAATAAACCTCTAGTAAACTCAGAAAAAAATTAATAGCATGTCAAACGGTTTGTCTGTGCCCTTTCCTCCATGTTGTCCTTGCATATCGTCTCCACCATGGTTTGCTGTGCTGCATGGATGCTCCAATTGCTCGGAGAAAGGAGTACGAATGTACGGTTTCCCCACTGACacagagaggagaaaaaaaatggttgacttaagtcagcaggagcaatcTTAACATCACTAAGGATTACTACAGCAACAAAAAAATACGAGGTAATCATATTCAAAtgccacatttgcactttttcacAAAACCCACACCACTGAGAAGTTTAATGTTTGGTTTCAGAATGGGGAAAGACTTGCAATATGCAGTCTGACGGTGCTGTCTCATTGCAGGGAGTCTTCAGGCTCCATTGAATGCCCCTGTGGGTCTTGTGCTgaaagagtgagaaagggagAAAAAGACAGAGGATAAAGTGTTAGACACACCCATATAGCCTTGGACGGGAAATTGCCTTGGGAGATAGGTGTGGTCTTTGTTCCCCAACTTAAGTCATGGAACTCCATTAGCTGTGATCACCACCATTTTTTGCTGCTTATGTTTAACGAAGTATGACAAGTCGCATCAGTTACTGACATGATACGTATTCATACGAAGTTGTGTCATGTTCTTGGTTGTCTTTTAGATATGTAACAAGTGTATACATGTCCAGTAAATATAAAGTGTTTCTTGTCCAGTAAATATAAAGTGTTCCCTAATACTCTGCATTCAACCACTATGGGATATGTATGTGGGCAGACAAAAGTGAGTTGTGTGTGGGAAGTAAACTCAAGTCACTCTGCAGGCACATTTTGAGGCAGACCAGTTTGTCGAGATCAAAAAGGGCAAGACTAGGCTGAGAGCAGATGCTATTCCCACCATCTTTGTGTGCATCACCCTGTGGTCAAAAAGAGGAGCGCCCCTGCACCATGATGCACCCCTGGACCTGTAAATGTAGAGCCCATAGCTGCTGATCACAGATATGGTGTTAAAGGTGACACAGGTATAATAAGTATGAACTGCGTGAAAGCACGAtattactgactattgcaaactgttctcttctctcacatgtcttttctctctctctgaatgatgtctgctcctttctcttcttcagtgtgtgtataaatggtgtgatgtgagtctcccctatgtgcacgtgtagtctgtcctcctcctaggtctccatggtgatggtggtcaccaccttgaccctgcttggcatcctcctcctcacattttctttttatatatcttatatagccatataattttgttaccctgtttcaatgttatatccttctctctctccgatgtgtgactaatgtattttcttgtctcttcagctgtgtatgtgaatggtgtgatgtgagtctcccttgtgtgcatgtgtagtctgtcctcctgccaggtgtacatggtgatgatggttgtgtggctcaggtcctaggctgttcggatggcatctggacactgcttggcatccccctcatcgtattcttcataTCGCTTCTGATTCCATTATAatcctgttatcctctttcaatgttgtattttgtaaattgtgtaaacacaacatccattgcacatctgtccgtcttgggagagagatccctcctctgttgctctccctgaggtttcttcctatttttttctccctgttaagggtttttttttagggagttgttccttattcgaggatgttgtgttgctgtaaagccccctgaggcaaatttgtaatttgtgatattgggctatacaaatgaaattgacttaacGCTTAATGATTTTAGTAATATTTCTTATTTTGAAGTGATATATTATTTTGAATATTTAAAAATTAACAGTGCCATGTCTTCTACTTACACCGGTTTCAAAGATTGAGGAAAGAAGGGATGAGGAGACAGAGAAGGAAGGGAAAGTGAGAGTGGAGAAAGAGAGGACATGACAAatgaggagagacagggagagctgACATGAGCTATAACATAGGCCGTGTTCAATCGGATCTACTGAGAAAGTTACAtagacaaaaaaataataattgaaaAAGCAAAGGTAGCACAAAGAAAAATGAAGGAAAATGCAGTTCTGAAGAAGACAATGAAAAttagggacaaaaaaaaaacttcgtcAAAAGTCCAAATTAAGGCGCTAGACAGACTAACCACAAAAGGGATGAAATGGAGCAATGACACAAATAAGGCGGTGTTAAAAATTCCCTTTTGCTGTTGGTCCAACAGGTTACAAGACCCTGCAGGAATTGCAGACTCCCCTGCCAGGAATAAGAACCCTGCAAAGAAGGATGCAGTGTGTTGAGGTTGAGCCTGGTGTGTTGACAGACAGAGCCCTTGGATTTCCTGAAACTGAAGGTAGGTGAACTGTCAGAGTTTGAAAGGGAGTGTGTGTTGACCTTGGATTAATGGCAATCACACCAAGTGTGGAGTTGCGCATTCTTACAGGCAAACTGGTGATGTGACTTAACCAGGTCGCACAGGAGTAGCAACACAAGCTGGTGTGTTTATGTTGGCCGGAAACACAACACGGTGGATGCAAGTAGTAGCATATCATTACAGTGGCCATTCTACCAATGAAG
It encodes:
- the tasorb gene encoding protein TASOR isoform X1, with translation MALNPDTEGKTDTECTETGALRSEADDCTKNSPSTATSATSNQNGDQTGCEDSVMPEQEAPDRRRCVPTGARSSSSSPLPGQRPAEELPRKNFQIPRKIKERKGGLYQFLPPDSREFEDLVKVLSSFYLDPSSRGTFSYCKARLIHNELLEKEFIEKRREMKQEGRTEQELAESYCFLYPDKSKLQWICEKGLSVGHSRITTLGNPAVGVYLSKFSDLLQMNPFEAGSFGDMIVFKVMKGRLKHIHENMPKNAMEPAPKFDCHVYKSANRVTSLLSYRAFELTQQYFFEFAFDEIKARPRHVCPYAVVSFHYKGKEAASAPMSAHRFNTVSLEGSRAGKSCYTVWSGPLVNKGEELFQVCLRSTTRPYLPFKLPEKLEVNQGMQLEQVKRKIPSVLFSWDTYSISREVMKCGMSCSLYDVVDGKSKPTSGSLAALVHKLERDRMVLVKPLFDKGFLFLLSSTQMANPKERRGRFEKNLQALFIFQESRVVVKYSSRLYEPEPLLLDPQPAILSSLEPFVPALHYALLKLRPNPGKDLSSGVERQAQEYLMRMDHGTVRPFILPEYKQNLDDRGKLHPPPRPKSNMESLLRSYIHNPATYILSMNKIKDMVERNQNPFPTSAPAPVEYSPVSDWGGSDRGSDRTERAPERQTQERPPQERPAQEKPPSENSRRRSGVSHSNGAQPQIEPQPQKLRLSQNEYDKDKMKQLLKLIQLHKKALVKDPGKERGEAGEDGAWDPHSLKRKLEDDRGGMNKHQRTDPLSNGEPSRGSQADEGSDEGGQNYNLTAVMESMGIYDTDLRARGSAHSSSVSETQRLLKILLATLNKAMTQSSGNDQPNRGESSAGSGRREPSIPDPDLRKQEEPASQTNYTEEDMDCSPGSPFSPGSPAEQPHTSDNPTCGIPTHEDNIQSVPEPVAVPVADSHSEVKTPPVVEVKKTAPPPSLVTVEDPPNRPSISLDTILNQEIHSLTSDIKNIMRSQHIYYNSLLPPRLPWHQSWLPNSSFSDFVIPFVTSVPIQGHVKALCEKMDKLIPVPPPLPPAPNITSPPPQAAVSNLTPSPVVKSTPQTKAEPSQSKNAAASHGAKLGTVKEKEKASATTKAEAASSELGGEMYSPSQVTSDSPELNATQNASSNPGPAPGSSLLANSLIGQLKPEVFSSLVEIFKDVTKNTVKFYIYSGDEGDESTVCKQIKEYLISLGNSECNPQTFLENSSSLDKLLIIIQNEDIAAHVHKIPALVSLKKLASVSFAGVDSLDDVKNHTYNELFVSGGFIVSDEFVLNPDLITQDRLQGLLKFLEEQSTPEHPWQWKVHCKSQKKLKELGRLNANAMGLLNLLTTYQKKHLVEFLPYHECDTQSRQAPDLDCLIKLQSQHTQQRHLIFLTERPFEMFLQYSRNGIVIASIDDILSGFHSLIGSINQNELPTPPSTVVNDECVEEEDMSLDSDDGEPPAISESSEQEQGAAEENPPQPPPPENEAFRPPLPDQQATPESTPKLPDYAALKSAISHFKTTNQPGSSEVGSMSPGGFTVNPHQSFLCPASWPSFTCSSGYTASPAYPASPCSSTTQEQPPSTASTTVPGPPLLTTAGPLANLASLPLEVKPPPPPHLMMLGHTYGSDTGGAGAVGAFLAGSNCTLPNAAVEGSPLSNTLPFTDNKGVSMASAGQGFTQSDAAKPSYISGVPKSASGTSTQQGDRTLGGPMEIAWGTAGNSSCETGSSQIVVTPGSVAHSGLIQGGEWNETPGNITPVSQGGRTPVNCVDSLGACVGIPTAATRGGSIVRPKMPGHPLSGGGYGNMGAISGHMDHGAMRGSMGPGSLGGYRGRGVPPGGPWPRPGRGHERREGPGGGPCSWGYPLGRGRGQEYYTYSQSYSP